One genomic segment of Mytilus trossulus isolate FHL-02 chromosome 4, PNRI_Mtr1.1.1.hap1, whole genome shotgun sequence includes these proteins:
- the LOC134716446 gene encoding uncharacterized protein LOC134716446, translating to MKPLKKALKVCIEITLCLVLFYVLLNQFQSYHIIKLTEMSHYHEIIGRVYESNGSFWTDYYQHIIKQNENKTFLHAPNSTGSCKRKFHTSMKDNMKTVLKYPVVHKMSKKFNEIFEFFGKPVIIGNETSPVIVTGASSNHYRESLGMIKTFKQKILSRYTGTKLIFFDLGLSKNQRQELQNFCSCEIRTFEFNKYPSFVRKMQNYSWKTLIIYTVLKEHNFVMWADASVRFTGTKEAFDVFFKQVKDVGILVRIIENKNPKSSTFYHTKTETFKLLNETACMFNFKSLEAGFVTIWKTSFTWKYIMQPWIACALTEHCMSHYNPGLVLQCKPRKEVSYHCHRFDQSVLQIILQRLFNVKYDIVALNRLPKIHYIYRYR from the coding sequence ATGAAACCTCTGAAAAAAGCTCTAAAAGTATGCATAGAAATAACTTTGTGTTTAGTATTATTCTATGTTTTACTGAACCAATTTCAAAGTTACCacattataaagttaactgaAATGAGTCACTACCACGAAATAATTGGAagagtttatgaatctaatggTAGTTTTTGGACGGATTATTACCAACATATTATCaagcaaaatgaaaataagacaTTCCTGCATGCTCCAAATTCTACCGGATCCTGCAAAAGAAAATTTCACACTAGTATGAAAGATAACATGAAAACCGTTTTGAAATATCCTGTCGTTCACAAAATGTCTAAAAAGTTCAACGAGATCTTTGAATTCTTTGGAAAACCCGTTATCATTGGTAACGAAACTTCTCCTGTTATTGTTACGGGGGCTTCATCGAATCATTACCGCGAATCCCTTGGTATGATTAAAACTTTCAAGCAGAAAATTTTATCACGATACACAGGGACAAAGCTGATATTTTTTGACCTCGGTTTATCGAAAAACCAACGACAGGAGTTACAAAACTTTTGCAGTTGTGAAATAAGGACTTTCGAGTTCAACAAATATCCATCTTTTGTTCggaaaatgcaaaattattcTTGGAAAACTTTGATTATATACACAGTCTTAAAAGAACACAACTTTGTGATGTGGGCCGATGCATCGGTTAGATTTACTGGTACTAAAGAAGCTTTTGACGTGTTTTTCAAACAAGTTAAAGATGTTGGCATTCTGGTGAGgattattgaaaacaaaaatccaAAATCCTCTACTTTTTACCACACGAAGAcagaaacatttaaattacTAAATGAAACTGCTTGtatgtttaatttcaaatcaCTAGAAGCTGGATTCGTCACAATTTGGAAAACATCATTTACATGGAAATATATCATGCAACCTTGGATAGCATGTGCCTTGACAGAACACTGTATGTCTCACTATAATCCAGGATTAGTTCTACAGTGTAAACCTCGAAAGGAAGTTTCATATCATTGCCACAGATTCGATCAGTCTGTGTTACAGATAATCCTGCAGAGACTATTCAATGTCAAGTATGATATAGTGGCCTTAAATCGTCTACCgaaaattcattatatttacaGATACCGTTAG